Part of the Numenius arquata chromosome 5, bNumArq3.hap1.1, whole genome shotgun sequence genome is shown below.
AGGGGCTGCAGGGCGCTGCCTGGCTGGCTCTGTGCCCTCGCGCCTCCACCATGTGCTTTGTCACGGCAGCCAGCAACCGTGGGCCCAGCGCCACGGTAGAGTGTGCGGCCATGGATGGCACCAGCCGCAGGGCGGTCTGGAGGAGAGCCCGGGCTCCCACTGGCCTCACCTTCGGGGGTGCTGGCACCCGGCTGTACTGGGCAGACCGTGGTGAGTGTGGCTGAGTTGCGGCACCTAGTCTGAGGGCATGGCCCCGAGGGGCAGCCCGAagccctctcttcccccccccaatctgATGCCCCTGCATCTATGCCCTGCAGAGAGAGGCACCATCAGCAGCATCGAGCTGGACGGATCCCACTTCCGTGTGGTGCGGGAAGGGCTGCACGGCCTCTCGCTCTTCGCCATCGGAGAAGGCTTTCTGCTCTGGAGCACAACCTCAACCAACGGTGAGTCCATTTGCTATGTGTTGTCCAGCTCCTCCTACTGCAGCGGGACACAGGGGTCTCTGCCAGTCCCTGTGGGGTGCAGGCTGCCCCTCCCCAGGGTGAAGGGCAGGCTGGGGGTCCCCACCTCCCATCCTGAGCACCCTTGTGGGAGGAGGTGGAGCAGTGCTgaccccatctgtctccaggcTCCAGCAAGATCTGGCACAGCCGGCTGGAGCGGGCCGAGAGCTGGTGGTTCCCAATGGAGCAGGAGTTGGTAGCCATGAGGATTTACAGCCAGTTCTCACAGGAAGGTGGGTCTGGGGCTGACCCAGCCTGGAGCATCTGGAGGATTGAGTTGTGCCCCGTGGTGGCCATGCTAACCCATGCTGTTTTCACAGGCACAAACGGCTGTGCGAAGAGCAACGGgggctgtgcccagctctgcctgcctaACCCTGCAGGGCGGCTGTGCCGCTGCTCTCCTGGCTACCACCTGGTGCGTGGGGTGGCATGCACACCGGcactgccctgcccggccccgctccAGGCTTGCCCTGACCTCCAGAGCTGCATCTCTGGAGAGCAGGTCTGTGATGGGCGCCCCGACTGCCTTGACGGCTCCGATGAGTCTGACTGTGAGTGCCTGCCCTCAGCCGGGGTGTGCAGGGATCCTGGCTGAGCACAGGGGGAGCCTGCCCAGTCTCCCCCAGTTTTGGAAGGAGGGTCTCACCTGGGTCCCTGCTGATCTATGTCCATCCCTCCAGGCCCCTCCGTGGAGGTGGGGACGCAAGTCCCCATGGTGGCACCATCAGGTACATCCCATGTGAAAGAACAGAAACCAGCCTTACCCACAGCCGCACCCAAGTCTCAGCAGCCTGGCCCCagcctgcccgcagcccctggcccccaggagcacggagagCCCTTCCTGGTACCCCCCAGCACCGAGGAGGTGCTGGGAGCCATGCCATGTAGCAGTGAGACGTGTAACCTGCGCGGGGAATGTGCCATCGAGGCTGGGCGAGTAACATGCCACTGCGCCCTGGGCTATCGTGGTGACTACTGCGAGGAGGCAGAGGTGCAGCCTGTTGCAGGCCCTATCGCCCTGGGGGTGGCCGTGCTCCTGCTGCTCGCTGCCGCTGCTGTGGGGGCTCTGGCTTACATGCGGAGGCGGGACAGGCGGAGGAGGTGAGCTCTCGGGCTGGGCTGGACCAGGTAcatctggggatggagggggacagGGTCTCCCCGCTCAGGGACAGCGTGATGTCCTGGGGCACTCCTGGGCAATGTGGAAAGCTCTGATCATCCTGGCAGGCTATTACGGGGGGATGTGGAAGGACCTTGGGATCTGCCCCACCTCTAGGAAATGGCCATGCCATCCtcagtgtacttttttttttttttttttttttttttccctccccaggactTCAAGCACTGCCTCCACCCGGGTGCTGACCTTGTACCACCGTGAAAGCGACCccgaggaagaggatgaggaagaggaagagcttCCCCCCAAGAGTGACACCTTTGTGAATGAAGCTTACGATGGGAAGGAGGTGAGTAGCATCTGGAGCAGGCCCTGGTAGGGACCTTCTGCCACCATGGGGTGCCCCAAAGGACCCCTGATATGCAGATCCCTCCCTAGGCCTAGTGCTGGCCTGGTGCCCTCTCTTGAGGCAAGCTCTGCCCTCCTGCTGAGATCTGGGGGTGCCTGGACTCTGGCTGGTACAGGGGCTGTGTCACGCTCTGCCTGTGGCTGGAGCCCCTGTGCCAAGGTGTGGGGTGGGCCCAGGGAGGCTGGCTCAGACTCATCCCTGATGCACCTGTCTGTGgtctctgcaggagctgccagccccactgAGGAAAGGACCATCTCACCCCGACACTGTACTTTCATAAAGGAGCTTTTGTGCAGCGTCTCTGGTGCCATTGTGTTTTgtgtgggggccgggggggaggttGGTTTGCTCTTCCCAGATCTCTAGGCTCTAGGGAACTTACAGTCTAGAGCAAAAGCTTTGGGAGGTTTTTCAGGAAGTCTCTGGCCCCAGCATACTCTGAGCCACCTGAATCCCATCCCCCACTGCAGGGTGTATCCTGTACCATCCCTTAACCACACTTAAGGCATCTCAATCCACTGTCCCTCTGCAGCAAGGCTTAGCTCGCTGACCAGGGTGCTTTGGGCTCACCTGGGGTAGAAATCTGGCTGAATAGCTCTGCAAGGAAGCTGGCTTGGCTCTTGCCCTGTTATGCAGGGTGACGACCAGGATTTTATAGTGCAGTTCTGACCTCCTAAGTGTCCCTTATAAACCCGTGAGACCAGTTTTACTGCCTCGCACCGGGCTAACTATGAAAGGGGAAATATACGCTACTTTCTTCCCTGTGATTGCTTTTTTCGCCCCTGAAGTGACTGTGTTCAAGCAAGGAGAAACCTCTTCCAGAGCAGCTTTTGACCATGGGCTCAAAGTCCTTGAGGAAGGTGCTATAACAGCTACCTGTCCCCTTTTGCAGACCTTTCTTCCCAGCTTCAGGCAAAACAGGGGGGAAATGGGTTAGCCATGCCCACTGGCtctcagcccagcctgcctggcAGAAAGCCCATAACCATCCCACAGCACAGACCCGTTcctcttcatttattttgctgtttgcagaGACGTGCGGGAGGTGCTCCCCTCCCCTATGCCCAGTCCTGACAGCTACATGGTGCTAACCTATACCTTGCTTACATGGGAACACCAGAGCTGCCTTTGCCCAAACTGCTGCACGGTGCAGGAGGATGAGCTAAAAGTCACATGGAGGGACTGGAGCCAGGGCTAGCTTTTGAGGAGGTTGCAGAGATTCAAGCCAGGTCCTTGGTCTTGTTTCCAGACTGCTGTGAGGTGCCCCAAGAGAAGGGCATGGCTTGGAGGAGCAGGGGCCGGTGCTGCTCTCAGCACTGGGCAGGAGGGCTGGCCAGTGCCTACTGCTGTCCCTGTTGTGGGGTTTACAAATCCGAGTCACAAGGCAGGGTGCTCCTCTGGTCTTGTCTGTCTCGCTCGTCCTCCAGCACATTCCAAGGATTGCAGTAAGCGCTAGTGGTGGACCATGGCCCCGCCTCCAGCGAAGAGCtggggggcagtttgggggccCTGCGCTCCTTGCAGCAGTGGTGGAAGCTGAGGGCGAGGGCCAGCCCCCCCAAGATCTCCAGACAGCTTCCCAAGTAGCTCAGCACCAAGCTGTAGCCTGCAACCAGCGTGCCCCCATCTGGTGCAGGCAGTGCCCACAGCTCATGGGTGTACCAGGAGGCAGGCACCAGGCTCAGCAGCCCTGAGAGGAGCAGCATAAGCCCAGCCACACCAGCCAGCAGGTGCCGTGGCTCCTTCTGCCAGCAGCGAACCCCCAGGGCAGCCACCACCAGGCCCAGGAGGGTTAGCGCCAGTGAGGTGGGCATCATCCCTTGGGCCACCCGCACGGGTACCTGCTCAAAGTAGCCCAGCTCATCAGCCTGCCCACAGAGGCGGTcatggctgctctgctgctctccgcatATGTCCCAGATGCCCTGCTCCAAGACAAAGTCAATGGGCTGGTTGGACATGTGGCTCACCTGCCTCCAGTTGGGTGCCACCGTGCCCGTGAAGGTCAGCAGGAGCCCGCAGGGGCACAGCACCATCCCCACGATCATCGCCGTTGGCGTCCGcatgctggggaggtgggtgaAGCAGGCTCCAGTGTGGGTTTCCAACTCCTGTTCCTGTTTGCCAGAGCCAGAGAGGTCTGGGAGCGGGGGGGCGCTCCGTCACCTGCGCAGAAGAGGTGGCACTGGTGCCCCAGGGCTGCTCAGTGCTGGCAGGGCTCCCCCGCGGCAGGGCAGTAGTCCCAGGGCCCCCGTACGGTGGCCAGCCCGCGGAGCCGGGGCGGGCCACCGTGTCCCGGCTGTGCTCAGGGCTGCGGGGAGGTGCCAGCGGCAGGAGGAAGTACAGGCAGGGCTGGccggcacaggcagggctggccgGCACAGGCAGGAGCCCggcacaggcagggctgaggcacaggagcctgcaggcacCACCAAAGCTCCGCTCgaagggagcggggctgggatgCGGGGGACAGTCAGCCATCCCCGGGGTGCAGGTGCCACTGGGAGGTCTTGGCGTCACTCTGGGGCTTGGCGGCGGTCAGTCCCTACTCCTCCTTGCTGGGGAAGCACAGAACCTTGTTATGGCTCCCTTGATTAAACTTATTTTTACTATCAACTGAATTAATTTATGAAACTCATTAATTAAGATGAAATGTTAGCAGCTCTCAGAGTTGGTAAGGACCCCGTGGTCCTCCCCAGGCCCAGGaaaccttcccacccccagccttcATCTTCTTGGTCTTCATCCCAGCAagcatttccctttccttcaggGACTGCTCCTGAGCTTGGCCCTGCTCTTCCCTTCCCAGGCTGCACTCAGAGGCCAGCTGCAGGTGCAGCAGCCTGGCTCTTGGTGGGAAAAGTCCTTGGGATGTCCACTGAAACAGGTATGGGAAGTCATCGCATTTGAGAACCCCTATGTGGGGTTTTGAGCCCCAAAAAGCACTGGTCTTGGGACTCTCCAATTTTCCCTGAATTTCTGCCAGTCATGCTGAGCCCAAAAGAGGGCAGCATCCTCTGTGGATTAATTTGGGATAAGCAACCCCAGCTGATCTGGAGGGCTGACTGCATGCGTGCCCCACAGCATCTTTGCATTGCTGGTTTCATGGCCTTGGCCACCTGGAGGGTTGGGTGGGCCTGGGCAGGCCAGCTGCTCCCCATCTCCCTTCCCCAGTCCTCCATCCTACAGCTATTTCCCTGAGGGCCCCTGAAGCCCTTCTGCTCTATGGGTGCCGGATCATTCTGGAGATGGATAGCGGAGTTGTTAGTCACTAGATCTCAGCCCAGCTGGAAGGGAGGGGTGGATTGCACTCAGCTAGAGGCTCGTGTCCCCAGCCGAATCTGCAGGGCAGCAACACTGACAGCCAGCTTTGTGTAGCTCCAGACTGGGGACACCTGGATTTGTCATACACAGCTAGTAGTTTGCTAAAATTTGGCACTCCTCAGCTGAGAAACTAAGCTAGGGgttgctgtttctctttctgtcCCACTAGCTTTTTTAacttcttccctgctccagctATTGACCCTGTGCCAAGCCACCTGTTACTGCCCTTGGGGCTGTGGGTCCAACCAACAGACCAAATGCTGCCTGCCTGATGTGTTGCCCAAGGTTGCCTTCTGCTATGGGACCCCTACCCCTGATGGGACCAGGCACTGAAAGAGCCTGAAATCTTCTAGTCCCAACTCTTGCAGGAggctgtattttcctttccatttggaCACAAGATGGAGGTTTGCTGTGAGAAGACATAGTCCTCttggaggagagggaggtggagggaaaggaaggctgggtGGCATGGTGGCTCCTCCAGGGCTCAGGAGGTTTTTACTATGATGACAAAACACAGCTTGGTGGCAATGTTGGCAGGTAAAGCAGTGGTCACCTATGGACCGGCCAGACCGAGATGTAGCTGTGAGCAGGTGGGAAGAAGCCCTGAACCCTGCATGGCTGGTGAGGGCTTTGCTCCCTGTCCCAGACATGCAAGTGGGTCATGCACCAGCCCTGCTGGAAAGGGAGAAATTCTGTGTCTTGTTGGATTTGCCCACGTTTTTCCCAGACAGGCCAAAAAATCTAGAGGCCTGCTGCTCAGGATGCAGGGGGTGCCACAGGTGCCCCAACCCTCGGTTTTGCAGTGCCTGCCCTAGGGTGCCTCTCCAAGCAgcaccttccttctcctctcatcTGCCCCCCAGTGATGTTCTGTCCCTCACTCCCACAGCTTGGGTTTGGGAGGTGGCCACTGCCTGGATCTGCAGCAGCAAGCAGAAGCTGAGTGCCGGGAGCCTTGCAATTAAGCGCCGGCATCAGGTTTAACAACCTAGACCTTTCTAATGTATTAACAATGCCCAGGAGGATGCATCTGCCCTTTGCGCTGGTGCCCACGCTCCTGATTGCAGGGCAACAATAAACAGATTAGGTGATGTGGCCCTGAGGCTGGATGACCTCCCTGAGTAAGCTCGGGGAAGGAAACGGGATTAACAGAGCTGTTTCCCGATGCCATAAAGTTATAGAttgttcatttcttcccttttactTTCTAATGAGGTGGTATGAAAAGCAATTCAAAGGCAAGCCTGGCCCTTTCCAAGCTCTGGGGAAGCATTTAAAGCCATCTGGTCTTAGAGATAAAATGGTCTAGCTGAAACTGCCTTCCTTTCCACATTTCCCTAGCTGCTGGGTGGGGAAAGCTACCTTACTTGGTGTTTCCTACTTCTCCAAGGCTCTGACTAAGTTTTTCCTACCTTGGCAAAGTCATCTCTTCAAGAATGTGATGGAAATTTTATCCAGGCCTGGTTGAGTTGgcttacattttattattattattttttaacccCTCTTTGTTAAttggaggagcagcagaagacCTTGAGCTAACCTCAACTAAGGTTAACTAAGACCTGGAACTGGAAAAGATCCAGGGTAGGATTGTCAGAGCTTGAGAacaattccaaaggaaaaaaaaaaaaatatatatatggtgGGCTATTGAgtggttgctgcttccatcctcAGATACCCCACGTGGTTGAAGGCTGGGAATGCATTCAGGGCAATATTGCTGTGTTCAGCCTGTTCCCTGCCTCCTGGTTTGTCTGCTTCCAGACACTGATGGTGACAGGACCCCAGACTGGACAAATATTAGTGTCTCTTAGGTGACAGTGGCTCAGTGTAGGATCAGTGGGGATAGGACCAGTGGCTTTTGGGTTACACCATTGTCACACCACCTGAGCGGACTTTGGTGTAATAGCTGGGCCTTGCCTGATGCCAGAAATGGCCACAGCTGGGGAACACATGCATGCAACAGTCTCCAAAGCTTCCTCTGGGATCCATAGTCTGATCCAGGCTCCTGGGTCCAGCTGAGCTTTCCAAAAGTggctctggagaggagaagagctTCCCTGCACAGAGGCAGCTCTGCCCCTATGCTGTCTGCTGAGCTCATAACACTGAGACCATGGAGGAATCATGTATTTGCGAGGGGGTTACTCTGACTCCCTTCCCCTCGCCACTATAAGGCttgtcctcagcagcagcaggatctcTCAGCATCCTGTTTGCCATGCAGggaagagctggggctggggctgtttagcAGGAGCCTGCAGCTGGTAATTCCTGTTTACATCCCACTGACCCTGGGGCTTCGCCGGCGTCACATACGGTAAGTTCTCCCCCATACCACCACACTGCCTGCATGTCAGGCAAGTTATATTGTACCTGACTGCTTTTCGGGTTCAGGGTGGCCTCGGCCCATGCTGGACATGGAGCCACATGGCAGTCAGGTCTGCGGACATGGAAAATGGCAGTGCAATGTGCTGTACTTCCCTGGGCTGCCCTATGTCTGGCAGGCGCCCAGCAGGCACAACACTTGAGCCTGGATGTGTATCCTTTGCCCTGTCTCTCATTTTAGGAGACTTTGCTTTGCAGAGCCTGGCAGCCCCCTGTGTCCTGCCTCCTCCAGGAGACAAGGACTGGCTGGGAACAGCACAGGAGCGCACTTGGGAGATTGCAATTTCCTCTGGTCTAGCCCCTTGGACAGCTTTGCTAGCCACCTGTGTTTGTCTCTGTTGAAACCCTGAATCCCTGCAGGCTGAGAGCAAAGCAGGATGGCTCGAACAGCCTGTGCTGGGTTTTTTAGCATTAGACCTGGTTGTCTAAGTCTACCGGAAAGTCTCATAAGACAGGTGTCAGGGTTGAAGGACTTGGTTCTGATCattccatttttctgctttttcttctagaATTTGGAGTGCTGAGAGTTTCTGAGAGTGCAAAATGAGGGTTCCCCATTGACGACTCCTTGCTCTCAAGCCACAGCCCAGGAAGCGTGTGAGCGCAGCCGGGACACGCTCTGCATTGTGCAAACAGCTGCAGCTGCAATGGGCTTCTCTCAGACCAGCTCCCAGCTTCCTCCCTGGATGGACAGACACACTACTGTCTTTGTGCCTGCCTGGAAGCCAAGGACGAGACCCCAGGCAAGATGGGGTCTGTGGTCCTCCTTGCTGGCTGAAAGCAGAACAGACATCTGTGTGTCCTCCCCAGAGCACAGGCAGTGGTGGTCGGCAGCCAGCATGCAGCTCCAtgccccagctctccagcctttgGGGCATGACTTCTGCAAGCAGATTTATTAGTCTTCCATTTGCCCATTGACTGCAGCCCCCAGGAGGCACTTTAGAAGGGTTATCGGAGACCAGGGGATGTGTCGGGTGTGCAAGGGCTTGCACACCCCATGCTGGCAGGTCCCACTCTGGGCCTGTGAGCCAGTAGTAGCTTATCATACTCAGGGCTGTGGCCCATAGGAGTCTTGGCTGTTCCCACTGCTCAAAACTCAGCGTGAGGGAGCTGCATACACCCGTGCAATTTGGGGGCAGCATCCTGTAATGCCTGCAGGGAGCAGTAAATCCTTCAGTGAGCGCTCTGTTTCTGCAGCCCAGCTGTGACTGAACACTATTCAGACTAGATCCTGGGAATGAGTTGTTGAAAGCCTTGTTAGATGCCCCCCAGGTATTCACTCAGCCGTTAAACTCCCTCACTTCCAAACTGCTGCACTTGGACTTGCCAGATTGCCTAGTGCTGCTTCTGAGTATTTGCTTTCGGTTCAGAGAATgatataaaaagcatttttgcagCTATATCTATTTTTGTCTGACTCAATACTGAAATGGTTGAGAGTGGTTTGGACATGAAGCTCTCGTGCTGGGTTTTGGAGATGCAGCCTTTTTTCAGACAGGGAGAAGAGAGTGGTTAAAGCTCCATCTGGCTGTGGAAATTGCATGTTTGTCCAGTTCCTGGGCCACAGCGCTTGGGAGCTAAAGGGCAATGCAAATGCCCGTGGGTGCAGAGCATGTTGAAACTGGCAAGGAGAAAGTAGTGCTTCATGTTGGGGTTCATCTAGTTACTGTAAATGTGACTCATCTGCACGTACTTGATCTCTTGTTAGGCTGAAAGGCCTGAAACCAAAGCGCAGATGGCTTATGACTGTGCCTTTACGTATTTTCTAGCAGTTTGGTCAACTCTGTGGGTCAAACCACTGGACGTATGGCCAAGGCCACAGGAGAAAAGACCTGCTTAAACCTTTCCCCTTGAGAAGGCCCTTGGCAGGAGACAGCTGTGTCCTAGACCTGTTCTGGGGACTGAGAAACAGTGGGACTTCTAGTCTATGGAAGTTTAATTCTGATAGTGGACAGGATGAGAACATGGGTAGGATGATATTCCCGTCTTGATGATAGGAAATTCCCCCTCTGTATTTGTGAACTACGTGGACATTTTGGCTGGAAGGATAGCTGCCTCTCACTCCCATGTTACTTGCTGGTCAACAGACTGCCGAGTTTTGCTCTAGAGGAGGACCCTGCCCCCTTTGGAGGAAAGCACAGGACTCTTCCAGGTTAGTCAGAGGAATCttgtaaatgaaaggaaaatagttttcttcttGGCGAGGTGTCAGATCCACGCAGTACAGCCTGCCTTCAATGTGCCTGATACCATCAACACATACTTTTGAGGCAGTCAGTACATCAGTGGAGACAAAACTAATTGGTTTTGGCATGGAAAGGCCAGTGAAATCACCAGCCACAGAGAATGTGAAGCATAGGTACAAGCAAAGCAGGATTAGTCTTGTGCCTTCTCTCTTATACCAAGGTAAAAACCCCACCTCTCTAGACCTGTGCCCTGCAGTTATGCCAGCATCTGCTTCTTTCTAGCCTTGTGTGTCCTTGGGGAGGAAAACAGGCAACCCTTGCAAGCCCGAAGTGGTGTGTGCTGCCTGGACCTGTCATTTGTCATTCAAACACACATGCTTGGCCAAAAAGCCACTGACCTatgggctggggtgggaggacagtaTGTGAGGGGGAATATCACCATTCACCATGGTTCCTATCCTCTCATACTAAAAATTCCCTAGGTAAACAACATCACTGGTAGCCCTATCTGGAGGACTTTTTGCTGCAGAATTTCAAAGGCTGCTGCTAAACCATCAAGGTAAGAAAGTTCTTTACGAAATGTCACAGaagtcttctcttttcctaaaATGCCAGGCTGCTTCAAAGCTCCAAGACACTGCTTTACTCCCAGAAGGATGCCCAGTGTGCCACAGCCTGTATGAAGTGCCTGGCAGGACTTGCTGCTCACATGAGGTACAGGATTGCCTGTCGGTTGGCCCTGGGATGTACCGGGTGCCCTTACTCAGAGACTAGGGGGGGACTTAATACAGGTGACAGTGGGAAGCTGTCATATGGGTGGATGGGATTTTGGGCAGCTGAGAAAGTATGGAGGGCAGCAGGATGGTGGTCTGTCCTCCAGGATGGGGTGGTCTGATCGCTCTTGCCCTGGGAGATAGGTGAGGTTTCTACTGGTGGTATTGTCTTGTGCTCCATTCAAATGGGACTGTGTCACTGATCTTGCTGTGGTGGCCAGGTGTTTCCAGCCCACTGCAGGGCTGCCCTTCTCTGGGGGTGTCAAGGATAGGCTGCCACTCACTGGCCACAGCATCATTCAAGAATGAACTCCCTCTAAAAGTAGGCATAAGCTGCGGGACACATGGAAATATGGTACCCAACACTATTCCCAGCCTGGTGGAGTTTCATTCAAGGCTAAGCTGTAATGAGAGTGGCTGGCCCTGGCTTGctgcctgtccccatcacccttgCCTCTGCCA
Proteins encoded:
- the CLDN23 gene encoding claudin-23, giving the protein MRTPTAMIVGMVLCPCGLLLTFTGTVAPNWRQVSHMSNQPIDFVLEQGIWDICGEQQSSHDRLCGQADELGYFEQVPVRVAQGMMPTSLALTLLGLVVAALGVRCWQKEPRHLLAGVAGLMLLLSGLLSLVPASWYTHELWALPAPDGGTLVAGYSLVLSYLGSCLEILGGLALALSFHHCCKERRAPKLPPSSSLEAGPWSTTSAYCNPWNVLEDERDRQDQRSTLPCDSDL